The Vitis vinifera cultivar Pinot Noir 40024 chromosome 16, ASM3070453v1 DNA segment CCACGAAATTaagcataattaatttcatggtataTTCAAAAGGTAGCACAATCTTCCTCAAATCCGTTGATGCATCAAATAatataaaggacaacaaataCATATATGGTTTGTTgaaggatgtgatcaaggaagtTGGCAAACAAAATGTGGTCCAAATAGTTACAGATAATGGGTCGGCATTCGTGAAGGCGGGGAAGTTGTTAATGAAGAAATACAATCTTTATTGGACTCCGTGTGCAGCACATTGCATCGACTTAATGTTCGAAGACATCGGTAAAAGGACGAGTGTTGCAGATCTGATTACAAAGGCTCGAAAGATAACCAACTTCATTTATAACCATAGTTGGTTGCTTGCACAGATGCGGAAGGTGTGTGGTGGAGACATAGTTCGTCCTGGAGCAACAAGATTTGCAACCAATTATATAGCCCTTGACAgtcttttgaaaaagaaagcaaacttGAAGAAAGTGTTTATCAGTGATGAATGGGCACAACACAACTTAAGTCGCACATTAATCGGCAAAGAGGTTGAATCACTTATGTTTGACCATGCGTACTGGGAAAGAGTGGGAAAGTTAGTGTCAATATATGAGGCGCTATACACAGTTCTTCGCATTGTCGATTCAGAAGTTGTTCCtacaatgccatttgtgtacgAATTGATTCGAGTTATGAAAGAGAACCTCATTCGACTTAATGCTAAAGAATGGGTGTTAGAAATAATTGCAGATCGTTGGGATAGAACTCTTAAACATCCTCTTCATGCAGCAGGTAAGTATTATTCATCTTTGAAATTTATTGGTATTTAATatgtttctttcataaaattctaattttacatTTCTACTTTACTATTGTAGCATTCTTTCTtaatccaagatttcaatataaaCGTGGAGTTGGTACTGATCCTGATCTACTTCAAGCTGTTCATGAAGTCTTTGCGAAATTAGATCCTACATCAGAAGgtcttagtcaatttggaaatgaggtaaattattagagttataatataaattaaataattgaatttcatttactcaactttttcactttcaattatttaatatgtagaTTATACTATTCcgagatgcaaaaagaggattcggtGATCGAGCAGCGATTGCTTCGAGGTCAGAAATGGTTCCCGGTGAGTATTATTTGTGAAATAATAATTCATTTCATTAGCATATTATTGTAACTTTCCAATATAAGTATTGATatcatttatttggttgtagctgaatggtggttcatgtatgGACATCACGCTCCTACATTAAGAAGGTTGGCCATCAAGGTTTTATCGCAAACTGCATCATCTTCAgcttgtgagagaaattggagcacgtttgccttaattcatacaaaacaaagaaatcggCTTGCTTACCCGATGCTCCAACAATTAGTTTTCTGTTATTATAACATGAAACTAAAGATACGTGACATGGAAGCAGAACAAGACAAAGTTGCAGAGAAAGATTACCTCGATTTACTTGACATTGCAACTGAGgttggtgaagaagaagataaccaATTGTTTCAATGGGTTAGACCTCTTCATCtagatgatgaagatggaaaTCCCGACCCACGAATTGCCGCACATGTCCGAGAAGCAGGTGTTGATGTTGATCGAGTGTTATCCGAAGAAGTTCATACTGATAGTTTCAGCCAAGACACGAGAGATTCATTTCAACAAGGAATTTCTCAGCCGGCAGTCACTTCTCGACCTTCTTTTGACTCCACGAGTGTTGAAcatagtagtagacctagtgctaCTGGTACTTCTGCTTCCGGTTATGATGGTTCAAGAGGAGAGGGGACCAATGATGGTAGCGACCCTGGAAATGATGAAGGGGATGTtagacaacaacaacaaagtggACAACCATTGGCATTTACTTGTGAAGATGATTTCACACATTGTACTCAAGATGAAGACCACGACTCTAGAAGAGCCGGTCCAGGTGTTGGAGCCATTGGAAAGCCATATAGAGGAAGACAACGAAGGATGATGCCATACAACGAGGACTCATTGTCGGCCAGTTTTGAGTCGATGAGTGTAGAGACTCAATTCAGTGATTCATCAAACGAAGCCAACATTTATGCCCCTTATGCAATGAGTTATGGTCAGCCTCCTCAAAATCTTTCAAGTTCCACTGATGAAGAGTATGAAAGGTATAACTATCCTTCTTCCACACAAATGCCATACTACCTTCCACATCAGCTGCAACAACAAGGATTTCAAACGAGCACATGGGAAAACCCTGGATTTCCTATCCATGGACAAGTTGTTGGTAGGACTCAAGAAATTTATGCATGGCATGTTCGTACATACAATCAATACTATCGAAACTCCATGTCCTGGTatgaatattgtcttcaacaagatgggctcccttcatctaacaataacaatatgatggaaccacatcgatcttcattttggtattaaggaccattgcaatgtcatatgtattatgtttatgtgtaaattgttttcatttaatgaaatcaaatatttcttaactcaattctaactttctaagtgtacaattccaaatttcatattttttattcttcaaatccAAGTATCGTAAActatttaccgatatttttttctttgaccatatttatgtcaattacacttataaaataactttaacatgcatattcttgcttattttatcattctttggctttttttaaacattcccatcaattttggataatttttgtctcaccgatatttgatgaaaaatatccaccgatatttctccgatatttccgatatatccgtaaaatccaagtaccgatatatccgtgtttaccgatatttcaatccttggcTAAAACCCAATATTTGTCATGctctcaaaattccaattttttaaaaaccaaatgtATGAGATTATGGTAGAAAAAAATATgaccaaaatataaaataatggaaCTCAAGTAAAAAGCTATGAGACCAAAGTTAAAGAGAAAGCATATTTCACGGAAGATAGGGAGTCGGATACGAAAAGAGCTGTAGGAAGTCGGATAGGAAGAATTGTAAAATATGATAGGAAAAGAGTTGTAGGATACGTTGGATACAATGGTAGTTAATCtccaattccaaaaattccattCCCAGAACATGTATGGAAACAAAGAAAGTAAAGGACCCCAACCACCCTTCAAACCCCACCCCGATTCATACAAATGCCTACCCTTTCCGGTTGGTATCCTGTTTAGGAGCCACACAAACCAGGCCTGGCCCAACCAGCTCCAGACCCCACGCACACCGCAGTCCCCGATATGGCTACTCGCAGAAAGATCATGTGTGAGGGTGGGTTCATTTAATTCAACTCCCTCTCTATTTACCCTTCCCTCACGATTATATACATCAATAGGGAACAATACACTGCCACTCTTGTCTTCACATGCCCCCACCCCACCCAGGTCCCACCCCTCCAACAATTGAATAGCATGTCGTACTCATCGCTACCCGCTAAGCCCACCCCACCTCGGATCCCCAAGGCCCTGACCCGGTTTAGAGTTTGTgtgcatgagagagagagagagagagggagggagaaaGTGCCTCAGTAATGAGCGGTGGTGGGGTTTCTCTCACCTTGACTCAGATGTTCGTCCCGTACGAGACAGCACCCTCATTCCACACGTACGCAGCCACATGTCCTttactttctttatttccataCAGATCGGATGAACACATTGCAACACAGTGCCACCAATTATCTTTTTGTCATGGTCTCAAAATTCcaactttttaaaaaccaaatatatgAGATTATGGTAGAAAAAAATATgaccaaaatataaaataatggaaCTCAAGTAAAAAGCTATCAGACCAAAGTTAAAAGGTATCTTATCCTTGGTGGTTGGAAAAGCTTATCTGACACTATCTGCCACAGActcttttaatttcaattaaacCCCATGGATGGAGTGCAAAAAACTTTGGAGAGAAAAAACAAATCTCGGCCACCGAAGTAATTAAGCAATTGAAAATGACTCCGCCGAATATGTCCAATGGCCACGCCCATGAGGACACTATCACTTGAGAAAATGGCCAACCCtatgagaaaaaatgaaattaaagcaGATAGAGCCAACTGTGGCCTCATTAATTCTAAGGCGAAAAAACTCCGCCTAACATATGCAATGGGACCCAGCATCCTAAGGCGAACGTACGTTCAACCCAGCAATGGGACATATGTGTCCAATCACAAGTATGTTTGACCCTGCATGGTGGTTGCTAGATACCATGACCACGCCCATGAGGACACTATCACTTGAGAAAATGGCCAATCGtatgagaaaaaatgaaagcatGTTTCTCCACCGCACCTCAATACAATTGTTTATGACACACCTAACGGTGttgtataattatattatttacaaCACATTCCCAAGTCCATGGGTGTCAACATATCTCCCATATCCAATGGGCCCACttgaaattttgtcaaacatatAGTATCTCCCAAATCCAGTTGGGCCCCCGTTTTCATGTAATTAGATACTTTCCCACTAGCTATATTAGAAGTATGAAAATTTATATGTCAAACTAAAATTTAACTATAATTATATATCACCATTGAAAGTTTTGTATAAATCTTCAATGACCTTGAACAAGTGTATTCTATCGATGATTCATGATCATCCCCAAAAAGtattaaaatgtattttattggatttattttcaaatttccattgCCTTCTCCACGTATCCATTAAGTAAAGCAGAAGTCCACAAAAGGGACACTATTTGttgttattataataatttattttcacaaatttattataattataaatattctaaatagctccaaatttattttcaaggaaacatttttacaaatattttttcacacaaattataacataaaaaaatggtaataaagctagaaccaaataaaaatctaaaacatgGTCTAAAAGAGTATGATTCCAACTCAAAATAGGAATGGAAAACAAATTCTAATAAGGATTACCAATCATTCTCTACGTCTACACCAATCATTCTTAGATATAAGAGGAGTAGAAGAAAATTAGAAGAGAGAATGGTATGGAAAGTGGAGATATGTTTGACAAAATGGGATTCATGGTGGGGCATTAATGATCATGAGGAGGTGGTAGAAGTGGTTGAGGGAGTCCAAGACAGTGACTGAACGGAAAACAAACCCCTATAAGAAGTCAATTTCAACATAGGTAGCTCACAATTATTTATGCTAAAAATTGGAAACTTTCTTTAGGGGTTTAGCAAAAATTAACTCCACAAGCTCCACAAGCTACAAACCTAAacatatcatttatttatttattattaattgtgGTAAAATACAATAAAGAGATGGGATGAATAAAGAGAGGTTGAATGGGACAACGTTCACTGAAATTACCTTGATCTTCTTCTTTTCATTGGTTGCATTCTATCTCTTGTGGACAATGAAGGTCAATTGTAAGACATTTACAACAATAACTTATAAATTAGTTTAAGATTGTTTCTCTCCTACTTTGGGTAAAAAGTAGGGTCTAAATTATGAACCACTTCCAAGCACTTTCTCCATGTGGGTTTTTTAGACAGATTGTCAAAATGGAAGATGTCCCTTCAATGAACGAGAATCAAGTGTTTCAGTAAATTTAGATGACAATTCACTTCAAAAGTTGGGATATGAAAATGTAAGTAGGGAAATGGAAAGGTAGTGGCCAAAGAAACcctaattaagttattttagtGTACATGTTGAGAGGGAAAGAGAcaaaaaagaaggcaaaaaTTAAGGAACAACCAACCTGTCACATCTTGTTGACATTGCTAGCACCAAAAACCTTGTGAACATTAGCAAACTTTTGGGGTATAAAGGAAGCAGCCTAAAATCATGCCAAATATTCTGTCATTCAATTctatattttgttatattgtaACAATAGAATAGATTTAGCCTTAATTTGAATCATATAGCTGTATATTGTAACAGTAGCATCTTTACCGTGTTCCAAAAGTATGATTGTTTGGTGTTAAAGTGGCAAGACTGGAGTGTTTAAAGTGAAGTACTCCATTGCATAAATCCAGAATCATTTCTATAAATAAAGACATCTGAGGCCATGAACCCTAAATGTGAGCACAAACCATTTTCCTAATGCTTTGATGCTTATTTAACAATTCCTAGGAAGCTGGTGGCATTTGGTCTTGTAGGGAattcttataatttttgtaatgtAGGATTTGTTCCTGTTTCCAGATAGTCATCTGGACTCTGTTCCTAAACATATTTGCTTTTCCAATCGGGTCTATTCCAGTTGTTCAATTCATTCCTATGAGATACAAGCTGAATGGCTTCTTGTAGTGTTTCTTTCTTGCTTCCTTCTCCTTTGCTGCCAACATTGATTCTTTCTACATCTTCAAGTTTCAGTCACTTGCATCTCAGATCAAGGGTTAAAGAAATTCTATTGACATTCAGTTCCGTGTTCCATCTAAAGGAATTCTGAATATATTTGTTTTGAGAGAATGGCTACAAAATCAATCTCAAAATCTAGAAATCATCAATCTgcttgaaaattataaaaagggAAGCAAGGAGGATTTGATATCTGTGTGTAGAAATGGAGAGTGCAGTGATAGGTAGCGGTGGAATGGACTATGGAGTAGGGAGGTTCGCTTTCAGTTGAGAATGTCCAGGATCTTACTTCCAAGAACTTCAGTTTTGTTAAGTCCAGTAGGTTTGTCCAGAAGCCAATTCTGATGATGTTATAATGGATGAGTGTCTTCAAGTTCTGGTAACTGAGGAAACTCTTGGTTGGTCAGTTCAGCCCAGGGCCTGAAGGCAATGACTTTCACCAACTTCATTTGGCTGGTAAAGATTTGGGCTTCTCATGGATATAGCCCCATTTTCTGGTTATGGGCATCTGAGTATTTACTCCTAGTTTTGTAGTTGCAGTTCTTGAGCAGCCCCTGAAAATTCAGATGGATGATAACTACCCTGGAAGGGTTTTCTTCTTGCCTTTAGTTTTTGGTGTTTATGAAAACCAATAGACATACATTCGATCCATGGGATCCTGAGCTTGACATGACTATTGCTGCAGCCTATTCCATAGGGTAGTATAGTGGTGCCTGCACTACAACTCATTGCTCTACCCTGAAACTCATTTAGGTTTGATTCTACCAAATTTAGATCAACTAAACCCCATTCACCATCATTTGACGGTGAGTGGTTACTGTTTAGCAGAGGTCTAATTGCATTCCTATGAGTCATGACACCAAGGTGAAGCTACATTTAAAATTGCACAATTAAGTAGCCTGAAAATAGAGAGACTTTTAAGGAGAAAAACAAGGCAAAGGCTGATGAGAAAGGAGACGAACGGGGTGTTTCGGTTTCCATGAAAATGAATCTTTGaattctattttcatttctaataGGTCGCATTAATGGTTCATCAAACTGCACCAAACAAATTGTCCTCTTACCAAGCCCAACCCACATGGCCTGGATTGAGCTTACAAGCCATGAACCCAGCCCAGGTCAAGCCCAACGTTAGAGGCCATCtggatattatttaaaacctaaatcctcacctatttatcaaaaaaaaaaaaaaaaaaaaccaaatccaTATATGTTAAATACTCATAGCCACCATCGGTCAAAGACCCATTTCTTCCCACAACCAGTTCCTCCGCAGGCCACTTTCTCTCTTCTCCCACTTCCATCGGCCACCTCACCGTCGTTCTCCGTCGATATTCGGCGACTCTGCCTCCTCATCATGTCGCTTAGTTCCATCTCCGGCAAGAACTTGGGGGATCCGACCAGCGACTACAAGATGCAGGCCATCTCTGTAatctgtatttttcattttcgtgGGTTTTGATCCTCTCATCTTCTCCGCCATTTCTACTCCAATATTACCTTTGTTTCCATTACCAATAACCCAAATAGCTTAGTCTCAACATGATCTTGGAGTTGTCTCAACGTTTTCATAGGATTCACTCTTTCAATTCAATGGAGTTTGTTCGGCAAAATATCCAACTCGGGTATCGGTTCGGTACCAGCCATGGTCGAGGCGGATACGACTCGGTCGAGTCGTACCGGTATCAACCGAGATTTTGAACCCTGGTTGTTATACGACTTTTGAGTGTTTTGAAAAGTGAGTATCCATCATGTAAAAACTTAAAAGATTCTATTTGCTAACTGTTTTAACAGTTTTCTATTCTATGTTTGGTAATGAGagaataaagaataattttttatttttaaaaatagaaaataaagtgtgcctagaaaatatttttttagttattttcaataattttacttttttcttataattatttaaaaaaataattatataaatataaaaataattaaaaataaaacaccacatataaaaattatctttaaaacatatttaaagatataaaaacatgttaaaaatatttcaagatcACAATTACCAAATATGGCCTAAGTTTGTCTTAATTAAGAATTAATAAACCTATTTTCTATTGCATAACCCAAATACAAGCCCATTAAGGAGAGTTCAAATTAAAGATGAAGTTTAGTGTTGGGTTTGGATCATGGAGAATTAAGGGGAAAAAATTGAGGAAGaagggaaaaagggaaaaagagaaaaagtgaggaaaataaaacataattttaaattaaaacaatttatttctatcatttgtttaaaattttattttatatatgaagaACTATAGACCACCAATTTTTACCCCACACCCATTTCTTTAATGTTTGAATTTCAAGCCCACTTTCATATTCTAACCCCTTTTTTTAGGCCCATTTTTACCAAGGTTTAAAGTATTGGTCAAGTTCAATATGACTCGACATAGTCATATCCATCTTGACTAAGTCTAAGATGATTTTGACACCTAAGTTACAATTTACAACATTGAACATTGAGTTGATGTTAACTTGCCTTGAATCGTCTAACTCCTTTGATTCTTTGAATAAAAACAAGTTTGACTCAAATCGAGTTTCGGATTCAACCCCAATACCTTAAGTTAGGTCATAAATCTCTCTTTTTTGTCTTCAACCACAAAATCGCCCTTCTTGGTTGCCTTCTACTACTATTATGACAATTGGAAGTTGAGAAGCGCCAACAAATATGTTATTTCTTCCTCCCATCatcatcttcaattttttttgctaTTGGCAACATCTTGAAAATGACATATTAATAGTAGTACTTTAGACCTTGAAAGCTTGAGATGGAAGAGTCATCCTTAGAGAAGAAGAttcaaatttggaaaaaaatgggtATTGTGTATTCTTTTTCCATACTAATGATATTTATggtattatattataatattatccGGGATTTTGGATTACTGATTAGGTGTATGGGCTAAAGATGgggtttaaaaaatatttatagaagaTATTTCTACTGTTATAGTAACATGAATAATTATATGGTTATACATAtaaatgtttgataaattaattgatttataattaagtttattgtatttaaaaatcaagaaaaataattaaataatgataaagttcatataaaagaatatcatttaatatattttaataattaattaataaaaatatatttattttatcatattgattacttaatcttatttttggtattttatgagctattaaattaatatattttacgCATTGCTCGATATCGATTTGAGTTATCGAGAGTGATGTGCATTAGAATCTTTCGAGTCAATCACCGATTTTGTGACTTTAAAACCATGCTCTCCCATGACCAGCATTCTTCCCCCTTGCGCTGCCACCAACACGGTCGTCGGCCACTTTGATGCACTCTTTCACCCCTAGGTTTGGGaaatcaagttttttttatttgttcattcattcatttatagATCTCTACAGcacatgtttatttatttaggcTTGCGTTTTGATTGAGGATATTGAGTTAGGTcctattgaatttattttatttgaatgtgATTATTGGGTTTGGTTGTTTGGGTTGGTTTATAGCATGATTTTCTACTGGGCCTAGTTAAATTTGTCTAACTTGGTTTTGATCTTGggctttatttctttctttctttttttttttgcatgggctTGTTTCTTGGCTGGGAGATGATAATTGGAGAATGGAAAATTGGTGGGATGATCAACACATGGAGGTTCAGATTTTCTCACTTGAAGAAGCCTATAAAAAAGACAGACCTGAGGGCAGAGGCAAAAGGGTAGGCGGCTCCCTCTCATTTTCTTATCCCCTCTTCTCTCTGTATTTTTTGAGTGATTGTATTTTATGAGTGAGAGTTGCATTATATTTGAGCTTCATCTGGAAGCATGGAGAGCTACCGAGTTGATTTCACCCACTGTACACTTTCTTTCTCCTCCATTTTGTTTCttgcaatttatttgttttctttttatgttcaattttgTGGATGAAGCGCAATAAGATGATTGTGTTGATAATATGAAAAACTTTATGCTTTAGATTCCTACCTAAGCCATGGTATATAAGACCATGTAGGGCAAGATGTGTACGCTAAGCATCTTGGAGTAGTTGGCCCTGAAATATTCTTTCAAGTGAGTCTTGTTGGCATATGTGCTGTCACTATATATAAAGCAAAGACATTGAAATTATCGTTTATGATTTTATGAGGTATATGCTTTGGGTATATAGGTAGGTAAAAATGATGTTGAAATGTAATATTATAACACTTACAAACTACTGAACTTTTTATCATCCTGGCttgttgatttgtttattttattttatgataaaataacgTTTTGTTTTtcgataataataataataataataataataataataataataataataaaaacatatttgacaaccaaaaattaaaaaataattttctgctttcaaaataaaaaataaagtgttttcaggtaacatattttaattatttttgcttatatttttagggttattttaaaaaataattatataaatatgaagaatgattatttataatgttttgtttttaattattcttcatattttattattattattttaaatagtcCTTATAAAacacaagtgaaaacaactactttgaaaacacttttttttttctatttttaataatagaaaattattttttgtttcttggttgtcaaatatgtttcctagtttttttttttttttttgtttttaaaaattttaaatatatatatatatatatttttaacatagtTAACAAATGAACCCTATATACAGttcctttttcaattttctttattgttgattattataaatattcGAGATGTAATCATCATTTTGGGCTTATAATAATAGATCTAATAGTGTGGATGAGATTGCATgagttttaattattaaactgAATTAGATacgtaatttttattttatttcttttatttgtctATGTTTACTCTCCTTAAGTTCCTAACCAAGGGTTCTGTTAGCTCCAAAGCTTGAACCTTAAGTTTTTAACACGCACACTTGGATTTCAAGGTTTCAATGAATCTTTACAAATACTTCAAGTGATTTACCTCACTTAGAAACCACTTCTCACTAGATGAATGAAGAATAAAATGAATTCTTCAATCATAGTATAGCAAGTAAAGCTCATAATACAATGGAAATTACAAAGACTTGAAGGtacacttgaaaaaaaaatacaagtttaAGAATAAATTCACTTATCAAAGctttgaatgagagaaaaagtTGGTTTCACAATTTGAATGTAGCGAGCCTCATGTACATAAATGCTCTTAAAGACTTcgatttataaattttcaactcaacatcctcaaaacCCTCAAAAAAGCCTTTACAGATCGAGCAACTAGTTAGATTAGTTCAATAGCAATTATACATTAAATGCATTGGCAAGTAACCGTTAGGATATAGGACCCCAACCAATTGAGCAACTGGTT contains these protein-coding regions:
- the LOC132252720 gene encoding uncharacterized protein LOC132252720; amino-acid sequence: MASESGTMGRDPCWKYCTPMEGNKNGTICNYCGLAIKSGGITRFKFHLSHTDPNSNTKKCPNVPPEVKQEIRRLIEQRNKAKAKKAVDIEEIRAELRDTMGRRHRHLIDEDDEENLGGDGGGGGGGGGGDDDDDGDDDVYMYPADMHPDERHAYREAVRASKAAEWNRQQQEHFIKGKRKTGESSHPTNPTTRQMRKSQSVRYSDASLPDAPSLYKSSAARQKTVKNLFKGGAIKETMGRLISKFFIYESVPPSKADSHHFKNMIVGAQQAGMGIEPPSPYEIKHKYLDMEYKDMEAYVNIQREKWKTYGCTIMSDGWTGPTKLSIINFMVYSKGSTIFLKSVDASNNIKDNKYIYGLLKDVIKEVGKQNVVQIVTDNGSAFVKAGKLLMKKYNLYWTPCAAHCIDLMFEDIGKRTSVADLITKARKITNFIYNHSWLLAQMRKVCGGDIVRPGATRFATNYIALDSLLKKKANLKKVFISDEWAQHNLSRTLIGKEVESLMFDHAYWERVGKLVSIYEALYTVLRIVDSEVVPTMPFVYELIRVMKENLIRLNAKEWVLEIIADRWDRTLKHPLHAAAFFLNPRFQYKRGVGTDPDLLQAVHEVFAKLDPTSEGLSQFGNEIILFRDAKRGFGDRAAIASRSEMVPAEWWFMYGHHAPTLRRLAIKVLSQTASSSACERNWSTFALIHTKQRNRLAYPMLQQLVFCYYNMKLKIRDMEAEQDKVAEKDYLDLLDIATEVGEEEDNQLFQWVRPLHLDDEDGNPDPRIAAHVREAGVDVDRVLSEEVHTDSFSQDTRDSFQQGISQPAVTSRPSFDSTSVEHSSRPSATGTSASGYDGSRGEGTNDGSDPGNDEGDVRQQQQSGQPLAFTCEDDFTHCTQDEDHDSRRAGPGVGAIGKPYRGRQRRMMPYNEDSLSASFESMSVETQFSDSSNEANIYAPYAMSYGQPPQNLSSSTDEEYERYNYPSSTQMPYYLPHQLQQQGFQTSTWENPGFPIHGQVVGRTQEIYAWHVRTYNQYYRNSMSWYEYCLQQDGLPSSNNNNMMEPHRSSFWY